The Acidaminococcus fermentans DSM 20731 sequence TAATCATCGGGGCCGGGCCCGCAGGGCTTACGGCTGCCTATGAACTTCTGCGCACCACTTCCATCCATCCTCTCCTTCTGGAGGCTGATACCCAGGTAGGCGGTCTTTCCCGCACCGTCAACTTTTCCGGCAACCGGATGGACATCGGGGGCCACCGGTTCTTTACCAAAAACACTCGGGTCCAGGCCCTTTGGGACCAGCTGATGCCCCATGCCTCCGCCCCGGCCCTGGACGACCGGCTGCTCCACCGCTCCTGCACCCTGGTTCCCCAGGGGGCCGACCCGGAACAGGCCGACCGGGTATTTCTGGACCGGCAGCGGGTATCCCGGATCCTCTACCGGCACAGATTCTTTGATTACCCGGTGTCCCTGAACCGGACCACCATCCGGAACCTGGGCCTGGGCACCATGGCGGAAATCGGCTGTTCCTACCTGGCTTCCTGCCTCCACAAACGACCGGAACACACCCTGGAAGACTTTATGGTGAACCGGTTCGGAGAAAAACTCTACCAGACCTTCTTTGCCGGCTATACGGAAAAAGTCTGGGGCCGCTCTCCCAAAAACCTTTCCGCCGACTGGGGCAGCCAGCGGATCAAAGGCATCTCCATCGGCGCCGTGCTGAAGGACCTTTTCCAGCGGACTTTCCACATCCAGCCCAAATCCGTCCAGACCTCCCTCATTGAACGGTTCGCCTATCCCAAACTGGGCCCCGGCCAGTTCTATGAAACCCTCCGGGACGAAGTGATCCGGCTGGGCGGAGAGATCCGCATGGGAGCCACGGTCACCGGATTCACCAGCGGCCCGGGAAAGACCCTGTCCGCCGTCCAGTACCGGGATCAGCAGGGGAACCTGCACCAGGTGCCCGGGGATATTGTCCTCTCCACCATGCCGGTAAAAGACCTGGCTGCGGGGCTGCCCCAGGACTGGCTTTCCCCCAAAGCCCGGGAAACCGCTGCCACCCTCCCCTATCGGGACTTTATGACGGCCGGGCTCCTGGTGGACCGGCTGGAACTGAAAAATGAAACGGACCATCCCACCCTGAACCATATTGTCCCGGACTGCTGGATCTATGTCCAGGAACCGGAGGTAAAACTGGGGCGGCTGCAGATTTTCAACAACTGGTCCCCTTATCTGGTCCGGGATCCCCTCCACACCCTGTGGATCGGCCTGGAATACTTCTGCCAGGAAGGGGATGCCCTCTGGTCCATGACCGATGAGGATTTTCTGGCTTTTGCGGCCAAGGAACTGGAAACCATCCAGGTGATCCGGCCCGGCGCCGTGCAGGAAGGCCATGTGGTGCGGATGAAAAAAGCCTACCCGGCTTATTATGGCAGCTACCGGGATTTTCCCCGGCTCCGGCAGGAACTGGACACCATCCCCAATCTCTACTGCATGGGCCGGAACGGCCAGCACCGGTACAACAACATGGACCATTCCATGCTCTCCGCCCTCACTGCCGTGGATCTGATCCGCCAGGGCGAAACCAATAAAACTGCTCTGTGGCAGGTGAATACGGAACAGGAGTACCAGGAAACGGAAACACAGGGAGGGCAGAACCATGAAAAATAAGATGGGATCTCTGGTCTATGCTTTTCTGATGATATTGGTTGTAGTGATTTTCACCAACCGGTTTGACAATGATGGCTGGTTCCTGCTGAACAGTGGCCGGTATGTAGAACAATTTGGCATTCCCCATGTGGAGCCCTTTACCATCCATCAGAACTTCCATTTTGTCATGCATCAGTGGCTCTTTGATCTGGGGCTGTGGAAACTGTATAAACTGGGCGGTCTGAAAGCCATGATTGCTTACAACTGGATTATATCAGCTGTCTTTCTTTTTCTATATTCCCGTTTGATAAAATTGAAAGTTGGACAGATTTCGGGAGCTGTTTACTTTTTTCTGCTGCTCTGGCTTCTTCTGATGTCCATGGGGTATTTGTTCCAGCGGCCTCAGACAATGTCCGGTTTAATTTTTCTTCTGGAAATCTACCTGTTGGAAAAGTCCTCCAAACGGGATCGTATGCCCCGGTTCCTTCTCCCGGTTTTCTTTCTGCTTTCTGCTCTTCTGAGTAACCTGCATGGAGCCATGTGGCCCATGTTCACCGTTTTCCTGCTGCCCTATGCCTGTGAAGCTTTGGCAGGGCCCAAACTTCCTTTTGGTCGATGGGAACTGACATGGCAGGCCAGGGACTTCTTTTTGCTATTGGCAGCCGTCCTGGCCGGAGGTTTCTGCAACCCCTATGGAACGGAAGCCATGACCTATGCCTTTCATTCTTACGGATACCATGAAATCAACCAACTGGTTTCTGAAATGCATCCCTTATGCCTCGATTTCGGAACTCCTTTTATGGTCATGATTTTCACATTGTTGTTTATTTGCACGGTCTGTTACGCCCGCCATTCCCTGCCTCTCCGGCAGCAGCTGCTGGCTCTGGGCACCGGGTTCATGGCCCTCCAGGCCACCCGCAGCAGTCTGCTGTTCCTGCTGGCCGGTCTGTTTCCATTGGCGGAAATCCTGGCCAACCACAAATTCCAAAAGACTGCCGGTGCTTCCTATGCCTGGTCCCGGGCCCGCCGGATGGTGGCCCTTATGGTGCTGGCAGCCATTGCAGGATCCGTTGCCCTGTTCCAACAGACCAAAATTCCGGAAGGACGGGGAGCCCTGTTCTTTGGGAGCTTTATCTTATTGGCGCTGATGACCCTTTGGTCTCTTTGGCGATTGTGGAAAACCCATAATCAGGAAGAAACCCTGAAAGAAAATATCCGGATGTTCTTTGCGCTGGTTGTCATGATGCTGATGATTCCCTTTTCCGTGGCCTGGTTCCAACCGCCCCGGGAAGATGTCATTCTCTCTAAAAGTGTGAAAATCATCAAACAGGATGCCGGCAGCAACCCCATCTGCCTGTGGACAGGATACAACGATGGTCCCTATGCGGAATTCCAGGGGATTCCCTGCTACATGGATACCCGGGCGGAAGTATTCAAGCCCAAACTGAATCACCAGAAAGATGTGATGGAGGAATATTGCTCCCTGCTTTTGGGGAAACTGGATTACCGTGATTTTGTCACCCGGTATCCCTTCACCCACTTCCTCACCACTGATCTGGACCCCCTGTACGTGAACCTGAAAAACGATCCCCGGTTCGAGCTGTTGTGGGATTCAGAAGAAGATGATGAAATCCAGGAAAAGGCCACGGAAGTGGAGAAGAAGAAAAAGGTCAGGGTATATAAATGGAGACATTGAGGCAAAACCTCAATGTCTCCATTTTGTCAGCGGCCACTGGGAACGGGTCCCATCTCATCAAAAAAGAACCCGCCCCCAGGGGACAGGTTCTTTCTTCCGGCAGCTGACCGTTGACAGCTGACCGTATTTACTTCAGCAGCCCGCTTTCTTTCCAGGCCCGGGTGACCTTTTCTCTTTCTTCGTCGGTCATGGGACACAGAGGCAGACGGTAGGGCCCCGGGTTGAAGGGGGTCATTTTGGCCACAGCTTCTTTCACCGGGATGGGGTTGCTCACCAGGAACATGCTCCGGGACTGGAGTACCATGGTTCTGTTCAGGTCCCGGGCTTTCTGGACTTCGCCCCGTTCATAGCTCTGCATCAGTTCCTGGATCATTTCCCCGTTCACATTGCTCAGGACGGAAATCAGGCCCACGGCGCCCACACTCATGAAGGGCAGGATCAGGGCGTCATCCCCGCTGTAAATGGAGAAATCTTCCGGTACCAGGCGGTACAGATCTTCCACCTGGCTCACATTGCCGGCGGCTTCCTTGATGGCCACGATGTTCTTGCATTCGTGGGCCAGCCGGGCAATGGTGGCGGGCAGGATGTTGCTGCCGGTCCGTCCGGGTACGTTGTAGATGATGATGGGCAGGCTGGTGTTGTCCGCAATGGTCTTGTAATGGCGGTAGAAGCCTTCCTGGGAGGGCTTGTTGTAGTAGGGACCCACCACCAGGACGCCGTCGGCGCCCACTTTTTCCGCCAGTTTGTTCATTTCCAGTACATCGGCCGTATTGTTGGAGCCGGTACCCACGATCACCTGGCCCTTGCCCTTGGTCCTGGCAATGACTTTGGTGAACAGTTCTTCCTTTTCTGCATAGGTCATGGTGGGGGCTTCACCTGTGGTGCCGCTGACCAGGATGGAATCAGAGCCGTGGTCCAGCAGCCAGGCGGCGAATTCCGCCGTCCCGTCCGCATTCAGGGAACCGTCTTCATGGAAGAAGGTCACCATGGCTGTAATCAGTCGTCCGAAATAGGGTTTCTTGTTCATGCTTACCACCTTTTATTGTTGGAAAGCAGCGTGCAGGGCATTGACTGCTTCTTTTACCTGTTCTTCCCGTACAATGGCGGAAATCAGGTTGT is a genomic window containing:
- a CDS encoding NAD(P)/FAD-dependent oxidoreductase produces the protein MTKQAVIIGAGPAGLTAAYELLRTTSIHPLLLEADTQVGGLSRTVNFSGNRMDIGGHRFFTKNTRVQALWDQLMPHASAPALDDRLLHRSCTLVPQGADPEQADRVFLDRQRVSRILYRHRFFDYPVSLNRTTIRNLGLGTMAEIGCSYLASCLHKRPEHTLEDFMVNRFGEKLYQTFFAGYTEKVWGRSPKNLSADWGSQRIKGISIGAVLKDLFQRTFHIQPKSVQTSLIERFAYPKLGPGQFYETLRDEVIRLGGEIRMGATVTGFTSGPGKTLSAVQYRDQQGNLHQVPGDIVLSTMPVKDLAAGLPQDWLSPKARETAATLPYRDFMTAGLLVDRLELKNETDHPTLNHIVPDCWIYVQEPEVKLGRLQIFNNWSPYLVRDPLHTLWIGLEYFCQEGDALWSMTDEDFLAFAAKELETIQVIRPGAVQEGHVVRMKKAYPAYYGSYRDFPRLRQELDTIPNLYCMGRNGQHRYNNMDHSMLSALTAVDLIRQGETNKTALWQVNTEQEYQETETQGGQNHEK
- the dapA gene encoding 4-hydroxy-tetrahydrodipicolinate synthase, producing the protein MNKKPYFGRLITAMVTFFHEDGSLNADGTAEFAAWLLDHGSDSILVSGTTGEAPTMTYAEKEELFTKVIARTKGKGQVIVGTGSNNTADVLEMNKLAEKVGADGVLVVGPYYNKPSQEGFYRHYKTIADNTSLPIIIYNVPGRTGSNILPATIARLAHECKNIVAIKEAAGNVSQVEDLYRLVPEDFSIYSGDDALILPFMSVGAVGLISVLSNVNGEMIQELMQSYERGEVQKARDLNRTMVLQSRSMFLVSNPIPVKEAVAKMTPFNPGPYRLPLCPMTDEEREKVTRAWKESGLLK